From a region of the Rhodococcus sp. 4CII genome:
- a CDS encoding lycopene cyclase family protein: MRASPRPAIWDVAIVGLGPAGRALAHRATAAGMAVVSVDPLPHRAWSATYAAWEDELPEWLPPAAVATRTYHPTAWTTRRHTLERTYCVLNTSQLQSILTRDSGTVLAGRAVDLSPTSVRLGDGSTVKAHAVVDARGTRDSPDLAQQTAYGVVVDPDTAAHALDGDAAVFMDWRRDNGTSPSDTPSFLYGVPLTQDRFLLEETCLVGRPPLPMSELAVRLHDRLRQRGVAVPSHSDVERVRFAVEPPPEAGRAHNSDLVRFGARAGLMHPGTGYSVAASLLCADLLVRDLRDGSNGRLWSWRARSVASLRSLGLRVLLNLDAQHVPEFFEYFFDLPPQLQAAYLSERSNPRATLAAMRKMFLASSGEIRGVILRSTLRREVL, translated from the coding sequence GTGAGAGCCTCCCCCCGCCCCGCGATCTGGGATGTTGCGATCGTCGGTCTCGGCCCCGCCGGCCGGGCACTCGCGCACCGCGCGACTGCGGCCGGCATGGCGGTCGTGTCGGTGGATCCGCTCCCCCACAGAGCCTGGTCTGCGACGTACGCCGCGTGGGAAGACGAACTCCCCGAGTGGCTCCCGCCCGCCGCCGTCGCCACGAGGACTTACCACCCGACAGCCTGGACGACTCGTCGTCACACCCTCGAACGCACCTATTGCGTTTTGAATACATCACAGCTGCAATCAATACTGACTCGTGATTCCGGAACTGTTCTCGCAGGTCGAGCCGTCGACCTCTCGCCCACTTCCGTCCGGCTCGGAGACGGCTCGACAGTGAAGGCGCACGCCGTCGTCGATGCGCGAGGTACCCGCGACAGCCCCGACCTCGCCCAGCAGACGGCATACGGAGTCGTCGTGGACCCGGACACCGCGGCACACGCGCTGGACGGCGATGCTGCCGTCTTCATGGACTGGCGCCGCGACAACGGCACATCCCCCTCGGACACGCCGTCATTCCTGTACGGCGTCCCACTCACGCAGGATCGGTTCCTGCTCGAAGAGACGTGTCTCGTCGGTCGCCCACCACTACCGATGTCGGAACTCGCGGTCCGACTCCACGACCGGCTTCGGCAACGGGGTGTCGCCGTCCCGTCCCACTCGGACGTCGAGAGAGTCAGATTCGCCGTCGAGCCGCCGCCCGAGGCCGGTCGTGCACACAACTCGGACCTGGTGCGGTTCGGCGCCCGTGCCGGGCTCATGCACCCCGGCACCGGCTACAGCGTCGCTGCATCGCTTCTCTGCGCAGACCTGCTGGTCCGAGATCTTCGAGACGGATCGAACGGCAGGCTGTGGTCGTGGCGGGCTCGCAGCGTGGCATCCCTGCGGTCGCTCGGTCTCCGTGTCCTCCTGAATTTGGATGCGCAACACGTTCCCGAATTCTTCGAGTATTTCTTCGATCTGCCACCGCAACTCCAGGCGGCGTATCTGTCGGAGCGCTCGAATCCGCGCGCAACTCTGGCCGCCATGCGCAAGATGTTTCTCGCCTCGTCGGGCGAGATCCGCGGCGTCATTCTCCGTTCGACCCTGCGACGGGAAGTTCTATGA
- the sufC gene encoding Fe-S cluster assembly ATPase SufC translates to MSTPDASTPETSVLEIKDLHVDVANTDENAEPINILKGVNLTVRSGETHAIMGPNGSGKSTLSYAIAGHPKYQITSGSITLNGEDVLEMTVDERARAGLFLAMQYPVEVPGVSMSNFLRTAATAVRGEAPKLRHWVKEVKEALTELDIDPSFGERSVNEGFSGGEKKRHEILQLGLLKPKIAILDETDSGLDVDALRVVSEGVNRYKDREHGGILLITHYTRILRYIKPEFVHVFVGGRVVESGGPELADELEANGYERFTQAAATQGA, encoded by the coding sequence ATGTCTACCCCTGACGCTTCCACCCCCGAAACCTCGGTCCTGGAAATCAAGGACCTGCACGTCGACGTCGCGAACACCGACGAGAACGCTGAACCGATCAACATCCTCAAGGGTGTGAACCTGACGGTCCGTTCCGGCGAGACGCACGCGATCATGGGACCCAACGGGTCCGGCAAGTCGACGCTGTCCTACGCCATCGCCGGACACCCCAAGTACCAGATCACCTCGGGCTCCATCACCCTCAACGGTGAGGACGTTCTCGAGATGACCGTCGACGAGCGCGCCCGCGCGGGACTGTTCCTCGCGATGCAGTACCCCGTCGAGGTCCCCGGCGTCTCCATGTCCAACTTCCTGCGCACCGCGGCCACCGCCGTCCGTGGCGAGGCCCCCAAGCTCCGCCACTGGGTGAAGGAAGTCAAGGAAGCGCTGACCGAGCTGGACATCGACCCGTCGTTCGGTGAGCGCAGCGTCAACGAGGGATTCTCCGGCGGTGAGAAGAAGCGCCACGAGATCCTGCAGCTCGGTCTCCTCAAGCCGAAGATTGCGATCCTCGACGAGACCGACTCCGGCCTGGACGTCGACGCCCTGCGCGTCGTCTCCGAGGGCGTGAACCGTTACAAGGACCGCGAGCACGGCGGAATCCTGCTGATCACGCACTACACGCGGATTCTGCGCTACATCAAGCCGGAATTCGTCCATGTGTTCGTGGGCGGTCGCGTCGTCGAGTCGGGCGGGCCGGAACTGGCCGACGAACTCGAGGCGAACGGCTACGAGCGCTTCACCCAGGCTGCAGCAACGCAAGGAGCATAA
- a CDS encoding cysteine desulfurase, with translation MTTSVRVFDVTRIREDFPILARTVRDGKPLVYLDSGATSQRPNQVLDAEREFLTTCNAAVHRGAHQLAEEATDAYENARAAIATFVGADSDELVFTKNATESLNLVTHVLGDERFDRHLGPGDEIVITELEHHANLVPWQELARSTGATLRWYGVTDDGRIDLDSLELTDAVKVVAFTHQSNVTGAVAPVDELVRRARAVGALVVLDACQSVPHMAVDFHGLGVDYAAFSGHKMLGPSGVGVLYGRRELLNAMPPFITGGSMIETVTMERTTYAPPPQRFEAGVPMTSQVIGLGAAVRYLDEIGMDAVAAHEHTLVEAALAALGAIDGVRIIGPATAENRGGAVSFVVDGIHAHDLGQILDDEGVAIRVGHHCAWPLHRRFGVAATARASFALYNTLDEVDALAAAIRRAQEFFGEVPA, from the coding sequence ATGACCACCTCGGTGCGCGTATTCGACGTCACCCGGATCCGGGAGGACTTCCCGATCCTGGCCCGTACGGTCCGCGACGGAAAACCGCTGGTGTACCTCGATTCAGGTGCGACTTCGCAGCGCCCGAACCAGGTACTCGACGCCGAGAGGGAGTTTCTCACCACCTGTAATGCGGCCGTGCACCGAGGCGCTCACCAGCTCGCCGAAGAGGCCACGGACGCGTACGAGAACGCGCGTGCGGCGATCGCCACCTTCGTCGGTGCCGACAGCGACGAACTCGTGTTCACGAAGAACGCGACGGAATCGCTGAACCTCGTGACCCACGTTCTCGGTGACGAACGCTTCGATCGACACCTCGGACCCGGCGACGAGATCGTCATCACCGAGCTCGAGCATCACGCCAATCTCGTTCCGTGGCAAGAGCTCGCGCGCAGTACCGGTGCGACGCTGCGCTGGTACGGCGTCACCGACGACGGACGGATCGACCTGGATTCGCTCGAGCTGACCGACGCCGTGAAGGTCGTCGCGTTCACGCACCAGTCGAACGTGACGGGAGCGGTGGCGCCCGTCGACGAGCTGGTGCGGCGCGCCCGTGCGGTCGGGGCGCTCGTCGTGCTCGACGCGTGCCAGTCCGTCCCGCACATGGCCGTCGACTTCCACGGCCTCGGCGTGGACTATGCGGCGTTCTCGGGCCACAAGATGCTCGGTCCGTCCGGCGTGGGTGTCCTGTACGGCCGCCGGGAGCTGCTGAACGCCATGCCGCCGTTCATCACCGGTGGGTCGATGATCGAGACCGTCACGATGGAGCGCACCACGTACGCACCGCCCCCGCAGCGGTTCGAGGCCGGCGTCCCGATGACGTCGCAGGTGATCGGTCTCGGCGCTGCGGTGCGGTATCTCGACGAGATCGGGATGGATGCCGTTGCGGCGCACGAACACACCCTGGTCGAGGCCGCCTTGGCCGCGCTCGGGGCCATCGACGGCGTGCGCATCATCGGTCCGGCGACTGCCGAGAACCGTGGCGGGGCCGTGTCGTTCGTCGTCGACGGAATTCACGCCCACGATCTCGGTCAGATACTCGACGACGAGGGCGTCGCCATTCGCGTGGGTCATCACTGCGCGTGGCCGCTGCACCGCCGATTCGGGGTCGCGGCGACCGCGAGGGCGTCGTTCGCGCTGTACAACACGCTCGACGAGGTCGACGCTCTCGCGGCCGCGATTCGGCGTGCACAGGAGTTCTTCGGGGAGGTGCCTGCATGA
- a CDS encoding Ku protein, with protein sequence MERMRSIWKGSIAFGLVNVPVKVYSATEDHDIKFHQVHAKDGGRIKYNRVCTECGNVVQYADIDKAYESDDGVRVVLTDEDFGKLPAAEKHEIPVLQFVPTEQIDPILFEKSYFLEPDSNSPKAYVLLATALENSDRTALVHFTLRQRTRLAAMRSRDGVLVIQTLLWPDEVRAAEFPSLDDVDKPKSKELAMAETLVDSMADDFDPTEFTDDYQVQLRELLDEMIESGGKKVIPVAEVEKPGEDAEVVDLVAALQRSVDAAGKKAAPAKKKPAKKAPAKTAAKKATAKSSTSERKRA encoded by the coding sequence ATGGAACGCATGCGGTCGATATGGAAGGGCTCGATAGCGTTCGGACTCGTGAACGTGCCGGTCAAGGTCTATTCCGCCACCGAGGATCACGACATCAAGTTTCACCAGGTCCACGCCAAGGACGGCGGGCGGATCAAATACAACCGCGTGTGCACCGAATGCGGCAACGTCGTTCAATATGCCGATATCGACAAGGCGTACGAGTCCGACGACGGCGTCCGGGTGGTGTTGACGGACGAGGATTTCGGGAAGCTGCCTGCCGCCGAGAAACACGAGATACCCGTTCTGCAGTTCGTGCCGACAGAACAGATCGATCCAATTCTGTTCGAGAAGAGTTACTTCCTCGAGCCCGATTCCAATTCGCCCAAGGCGTATGTCCTGCTCGCGACTGCCCTCGAGAACAGCGATCGCACGGCGCTCGTCCACTTCACGCTCCGTCAGCGCACCCGGTTGGCGGCCATGCGTTCGCGGGACGGCGTGCTGGTGATTCAGACACTGCTGTGGCCCGACGAGGTCCGCGCCGCCGAATTTCCCTCCCTCGACGACGTCGACAAGCCGAAGTCGAAGGAACTGGCAATGGCCGAGACACTCGTCGACAGCATGGCCGACGACTTCGATCCCACCGAGTTCACCGACGACTACCAGGTGCAGTTGCGCGAACTGCTCGACGAGATGATCGAGTCGGGCGGTAAGAAGGTCATCCCCGTCGCCGAGGTCGAGAAGCCCGGCGAGGACGCCGAGGTGGTCGATCTCGTTGCCGCACTTCAGCGCAGCGTCGATGCCGCCGGAAAGAAGGCCGCACCCGCCAAGAAGAAACCGGCGAAGAAGGCCCCGGCCAAGACCGCGGCGAAAAAGGCCACAGCGAAGTCATCCACGTCGGAACGCAAGCGCGCCTGA
- the sufD gene encoding Fe-S cluster assembly protein SufD, whose protein sequence is MTTPETGVQNLGVTGAVAGENPRVARTATGSPIVNKGEVFTSFDVKAFEIPGGRDEVWRFTPLRRLRGLHDGTAVANGAVTVDVAGPDTVQVETVGRDDDRLGKAGVPADRVAAQAYSGFETATVVTVGREVEVAETINITVTGPGEGKVAFGHLQIRLGEFAKATVVLDQRGSGTFAENVEFVLGDSAHLTVVAVQDWADDTVHVASHHARLGRDAVLRHNAVSLGGDLVRLSATVKYDGPGGDAELLGLYFADAGQHFEQRLLVDHSQPHCKSNVVYKGALQGDPESGKPDAHTVWIGDVLIRAAAEGTDTFELNRNLVLTDGARADSVPNLEIETGEIVGAGHASATGRFDDEQLFYLRARGIPEDAARRLVVRGFFHEIINKIAVAEIRERLEAAVEAELAAVGV, encoded by the coding sequence GTGACCACGCCAGAAACTGGTGTCCAGAATCTCGGAGTGACGGGGGCCGTCGCGGGCGAGAATCCGCGGGTGGCGCGGACCGCCACCGGTTCGCCGATCGTCAACAAGGGTGAGGTCTTCACGTCGTTCGACGTCAAGGCCTTCGAGATCCCCGGGGGCCGGGACGAGGTCTGGCGGTTCACGCCGCTGCGCCGTCTCCGCGGCCTGCACGACGGAACCGCGGTCGCGAACGGTGCGGTCACCGTGGACGTCGCCGGCCCGGACACCGTCCAGGTCGAGACCGTCGGACGCGACGACGACCGCCTCGGCAAGGCCGGTGTTCCCGCCGACCGCGTCGCCGCCCAGGCCTACTCGGGATTCGAGACGGCCACCGTCGTCACCGTCGGCCGTGAGGTCGAGGTCGCCGAGACGATCAACATCACCGTCACGGGACCGGGCGAGGGCAAGGTGGCCTTCGGGCACCTGCAGATCCGCCTGGGGGAGTTCGCGAAGGCGACCGTCGTTCTCGACCAGCGCGGCAGCGGCACGTTCGCGGAGAACGTGGAGTTCGTCCTCGGCGACAGCGCCCACCTCACCGTGGTCGCCGTCCAGGACTGGGCCGACGACACCGTGCACGTCGCGTCCCACCACGCGCGGCTGGGCCGCGACGCGGTCCTGCGGCACAACGCGGTCAGCCTCGGCGGCGACCTCGTCCGTCTGTCGGCGACCGTCAAGTACGACGGCCCCGGTGGCGATGCGGAACTGCTCGGCCTGTACTTCGCCGACGCGGGTCAGCATTTCGAGCAGCGACTGCTGGTGGATCACTCGCAGCCGCACTGCAAGTCCAACGTGGTCTACAAGGGCGCCCTGCAGGGTGATCCGGAGTCCGGCAAACCCGACGCCCACACCGTATGGATCGGCGACGTGCTGATCCGCGCGGCCGCCGAGGGTACCGACACGTTCGAGCTGAACCGCAACCTCGTCCTCACGGATGGCGCACGCGCGGATTCGGTTCCGAACCTGGAGATCGAGACCGGTGAGATCGTGGGTGCCGGCCACGCCAGCGCCACGGGTCGATTCGACGACGAGCAATTGTTCTACCTGCGCGCCCGCGGAATCCCCGAGGATGCGGCGCGGCGACTCGTCGTGCGCGGGTTCTTCCACGAGATCATCAACAAGATCGCCGTCGCCGAGATCCGCGAGCGTCTCGAGGCTGCCGTCGAGGCCGAACTCGCCGCAGTCGGCGTCTGA
- a CDS encoding LysR family transcriptional regulator gives MELSLRRLRMLRELHRRGTVTAAALALHYTTSAVSQQLTQLEREVGAKLFERRGRRVQLTEIGLLLAEHAEEIMRSVDRATCALEQTQDGVTARLTVGVWASVAASLLPSALTLLAAEHPGIEVRTREFAPEDTAVAVRDGSLDFSFVIDYSDYPMQWDPELTRVVIAVERLHAALPPGTVSARTMTLADLAEHPWILAGPNSHFGRAVRLACQRCGFEPRINHEVGEQATALAMVSAGLGVTLVSDLGLTLRPPGMDVVPLTEPLMRTISIAHRGTEAHRPPLQLVIDAVRAAAAAQGLAARTPYP, from the coding sequence ATGGAGCTGTCGCTGCGCCGGTTGCGGATGCTTCGGGAGTTACACCGCCGAGGCACCGTCACGGCCGCCGCGCTGGCCTTGCACTACACCACATCCGCGGTATCCCAGCAGCTCACCCAGCTCGAACGCGAAGTCGGCGCAAAACTGTTCGAGCGGCGCGGTCGGCGGGTACAACTCACCGAGATCGGGCTTCTCCTCGCCGAGCATGCCGAGGAGATCATGCGATCGGTGGACCGCGCGACGTGTGCCCTCGAACAAACGCAGGACGGGGTCACGGCCCGATTGACCGTGGGCGTGTGGGCATCCGTCGCGGCGAGCCTGCTGCCGAGTGCGCTGACGTTGCTGGCCGCCGAACATCCCGGCATCGAAGTGCGAACGAGGGAATTCGCGCCTGAGGACACCGCAGTCGCAGTACGGGACGGCTCGCTGGACTTCTCGTTCGTGATCGACTATTCCGACTACCCGATGCAGTGGGACCCGGAGTTGACCAGAGTGGTGATCGCAGTGGAGCGACTGCACGCAGCGCTGCCTCCGGGGACGGTTTCCGCCAGAACCATGACGCTGGCGGACCTCGCCGAGCATCCCTGGATCCTTGCGGGACCCAATTCGCATTTCGGCCGCGCGGTGCGCCTGGCCTGTCAGCGTTGCGGATTCGAACCCAGGATCAACCATGAGGTCGGCGAGCAGGCGACGGCGCTCGCGATGGTTTCCGCAGGCCTGGGAGTCACCCTGGTCTCCGATCTCGGACTGACGCTGCGCCCGCCAGGAATGGATGTCGTCCCTCTGACCGAACCGCTCATGCGGACGATCTCGATCGCCCATCGAGGGACAGAAGCGCACCGGCCGCCGCTGCAACTGGTGATCGACGCCGTGCGTGCCGCGGCGGCCGCACAGGGGCTCGCCGCGCGGACACCGTACCCGTAG
- a CDS encoding MFS transporter, producing the protein MSDDATPSGPTHAPTSTRRAVLNTMKGSAGNLVEWYDVYIYTVFATYFEAQFFDENEANSTLYIYAIFAVTFVMRPIGSWFFGRFADRRGRKAALMLSITIMSSCSFVVAVMPTRDVIGYWAAVILVLARLVQGFATGGEYGTSATYMSEAATANRRGFLSSFQYVTLVGGHVLAQFTLLVALSVLDVEALHDWGWRIGFFIGGLAALVVLWIRRSMDESLSESHLKAIRAGEDRTAGSLTALFTEHWRPLLLVFLITAGGTVAFYTYSVNAPAIVKSTFGDDRALTATWINLLSLILLLLLQPVGGLVSDRVGRKPLLIFFGVGGVFYTYVLLTFLPRTTSPLSAFALVAVGYVILTGYTSINAIVKAELFPADVRALGVGLGYALANSVFGGTAPVLFQAAKSAGHVGWFIFYVTVVIVVSLLVYIFGLKNKAVTVLDREQGSAWGVPVSPGRR; encoded by the coding sequence ATGAGCGATGACGCGACGCCGTCCGGTCCAACCCACGCTCCGACGAGCACGCGGCGGGCGGTGCTCAACACGATGAAGGGGTCGGCAGGAAACCTCGTCGAGTGGTACGACGTGTACATCTACACGGTCTTCGCCACGTATTTCGAGGCGCAGTTCTTCGACGAGAACGAGGCCAACTCCACGCTGTACATCTATGCGATCTTCGCGGTCACGTTCGTCATGCGTCCGATTGGGTCGTGGTTCTTCGGCCGGTTTGCCGACCGTCGTGGCCGCAAGGCCGCCCTCATGCTCAGCATCACCATCATGTCGTCGTGCTCCTTCGTGGTGGCGGTCATGCCGACACGCGACGTCATCGGGTATTGGGCGGCGGTGATTTTGGTCCTCGCTCGGCTTGTGCAGGGATTCGCCACAGGTGGGGAGTATGGGACCTCGGCGACCTACATGTCCGAAGCGGCGACCGCGAATCGGCGTGGCTTCCTGTCGTCGTTCCAGTACGTGACCCTCGTGGGCGGTCACGTACTCGCGCAATTCACGCTCCTGGTCGCGCTCAGCGTTCTCGATGTCGAGGCGTTGCACGACTGGGGATGGCGGATCGGCTTCTTCATAGGCGGTCTCGCCGCCCTGGTCGTGTTGTGGATTCGGCGTTCGATGGACGAGTCGCTCAGCGAGTCGCATCTGAAGGCCATCCGTGCGGGTGAGGACCGGACGGCGGGTTCCTTGACGGCGTTGTTCACCGAACACTGGCGGCCGCTGCTGCTGGTGTTCCTCATCACCGCGGGTGGCACGGTCGCGTTCTACACCTACAGTGTCAACGCGCCGGCGATTGTGAAGTCCACCTTCGGGGACGACCGGGCGCTGACGGCAACGTGGATCAACCTGCTGTCGCTGATCTTGTTGTTGCTGCTGCAGCCGGTGGGCGGCCTCGTCAGCGACCGGGTCGGGCGAAAGCCGCTGCTGATCTTCTTCGGTGTGGGTGGTGTCTTCTATACCTATGTCCTGCTCACCTTCCTTCCGCGGACCACCTCGCCGCTATCGGCGTTCGCGCTGGTCGCGGTCGGCTACGTCATCCTCACCGGGTACACCTCGATCAACGCGATCGTGAAGGCGGAGCTGTTCCCCGCCGACGTCCGCGCCTTGGGTGTGGGACTGGGCTATGCGCTCGCGAACTCCGTCTTCGGCGGGACGGCGCCGGTGCTTTTCCAGGCGGCCAAGTCGGCCGGTCACGTCGGCTGGTTCATCTTCTATGTGACGGTCGTGATCGTGGTCAGCTTGCTGGTCTATATTTTCGGGCTGAAGAACAAGGCGGTCACGGTACTCGATCGCGAGCAGGGCAGCGCCTGGGGCGTGCCCGTATCTCCGGGTCGCCGCTGA
- the sufU gene encoding Fe-S cluster assembly sulfur transfer protein SufU, translating into MRMEQMYQEVILDHYKHPHGRGLREPFGAEVHHVNPTCGDEVTLRVQLADDGTVVDVSYDGQGCSISQASTSVLTDQVVGMPVEQALQTVAAFNEMVSSRGTVEGDEDVLGDGIAFVGVSKYPARVKCALLGWMAFKDAVVQIVDDRVVDEQDSAVPTADGEPARIGGQAS; encoded by the coding sequence ATGAGAATGGAACAGATGTACCAGGAAGTGATCCTGGATCATTACAAGCATCCCCACGGCCGCGGACTGCGCGAACCGTTCGGCGCCGAGGTTCATCACGTCAACCCCACGTGCGGTGACGAAGTGACGCTTCGGGTGCAGCTCGCCGACGACGGCACGGTGGTGGATGTGTCGTACGACGGTCAGGGCTGTTCCATCAGCCAGGCGTCCACCTCGGTGCTCACCGACCAGGTGGTGGGCATGCCCGTCGAGCAGGCGCTGCAGACCGTTGCCGCGTTCAACGAAATGGTCAGCAGCCGCGGTACCGTCGAAGGAGACGAGGACGTCCTCGGGGACGGCATCGCCTTCGTCGGCGTCTCGAAGTACCCGGCCCGCGTCAAATGCGCGCTGCTGGGATGGATGGCATTCAAGGACGCGGTTGTTCAGATAGTGGACGACCGCGTCGTGGACGAACAGGATTCGGCCGTTCCGACAGCAGACGGCGAACCAGCTCGAATCGGAGGACAGGCATCATGA
- a CDS encoding glutamate dehydrogenase has product MTTTTERGFGRTTEHREYDHRENTAMQRRFDVATVRGGEPLLRVTWSDPVTGAHGYLVVHTLVSDLATGGTRMRAGCTMSEVEDLARGMAAKTAVFDLPVGGAKGGIDFDRKDPRAVGVLERFCQAMRPWLAAHWVTAEDLGVPQHLLDDVFARLGLQQSYHAAISRSTDPQTTLRRVRSALNAPVPSGFLLGDVIGGYGVAQACIGTVKACGWAPADTTVAIQGIGTMGGGAAWYLYEAGVRVIAVADALGTLYSPDGLDVPALLDLRDGYGEIDRSRVPSHVQELPSAAVIATEADILIPAAISYAITTENVDQVSAKVVIEAANAATTPGAETALTGRGIPVVPDFVANAGAVAWAWWVLLGQVGTDPEDSFLRLRTDMLAKVGVLIGRWILDGVAPRQTAWDLVAANRSAPAPADPRAVPAPNSGDRSSAGPWDRLSAS; this is encoded by the coding sequence GTGACCACGACGACGGAACGCGGGTTCGGGCGCACCACCGAGCACCGAGAGTATGACCACCGTGAGAACACGGCGATGCAGCGTCGGTTCGATGTGGCGACCGTGCGCGGCGGTGAGCCCCTGTTACGAGTGACGTGGTCTGATCCGGTCACCGGAGCTCATGGGTACCTCGTCGTGCACACGCTGGTGTCCGACCTGGCAACCGGGGGGACCCGGATGCGGGCAGGCTGCACGATGTCGGAGGTCGAGGATCTCGCCAGGGGGATGGCTGCCAAGACCGCGGTTTTCGACCTGCCTGTCGGCGGCGCGAAGGGCGGCATCGACTTCGACCGGAAGGATCCCCGCGCCGTCGGTGTTCTGGAGCGGTTCTGTCAGGCGATGCGCCCGTGGCTGGCCGCGCACTGGGTGACCGCGGAGGACCTGGGGGTGCCCCAGCATCTGCTCGATGACGTCTTCGCGCGTCTCGGCCTCCAGCAGTCCTACCATGCGGCGATCAGCCGGTCGACGGATCCGCAGACGACTCTGCGCCGGGTACGGTCCGCGTTGAATGCCCCGGTGCCCAGCGGTTTTCTGCTGGGCGATGTGATCGGCGGTTACGGAGTCGCGCAGGCCTGCATCGGCACGGTGAAGGCATGTGGCTGGGCTCCGGCCGACACGACGGTGGCAATCCAGGGCATCGGCACCATGGGGGGCGGCGCCGCCTGGTATCTGTACGAGGCCGGTGTACGCGTGATTGCTGTCGCCGACGCCCTCGGCACGCTGTACTCTCCCGATGGCTTGGACGTTCCCGCGCTGCTCGACCTGCGGGACGGCTACGGCGAGATCGACCGCTCCCGCGTCCCCTCGCATGTTCAGGAGTTGCCGAGTGCGGCTGTGATCGCAACGGAGGCAGACATCCTCATCCCAGCCGCGATCTCATATGCGATCACGACGGAAAACGTCGACCAGGTCAGCGCGAAAGTCGTGATCGAAGCTGCGAATGCCGCGACGACACCGGGGGCCGAGACGGCGCTCACCGGCCGGGGTATTCCGGTGGTCCCAGACTTCGTTGCCAATGCCGGAGCAGTCGCCTGGGCCTGGTGGGTACTGCTCGGTCAGGTCGGCACCGACCCGGAGGACTCGTTCCTGCGGTTGCGTACTGACATGCTGGCCAAGGTCGGGGTCCTGATCGGGCGATGGATCCTCGACGGCGTGGCGCCGCGGCAGACGGCATGGGACCTCGTCGCGGCCAACCGCAGCGCGCCGGCTCCGGCCGATCCTCGGGCAGTGCCGGCGCCTAATTCTGGTGATCGTTCTTCGGCTGGTCCATGGGATCGGTTGTCTGCGTCATGA
- a CDS encoding metal-sulfur cluster assembly factor, translating into MSETQTPEADATAVPEQATADQGETAPAASGAVPDPERLEVLEEAMRDVVDPELGINVVDLGLVYGITEEEDVVTLDMTLTSAACPLTDVIEDQSRGALVRSGLCSELKINWVWLPPWGPDKITEDGREQLRALGFTV; encoded by the coding sequence ATGAGCGAGACGCAGACGCCGGAGGCGGACGCCACCGCCGTACCGGAGCAGGCGACGGCCGACCAGGGCGAGACCGCCCCTGCCGCGTCGGGCGCGGTGCCCGACCCGGAACGCCTCGAGGTGCTCGAGGAGGCCATGCGCGACGTCGTCGACCCGGAACTGGGCATCAACGTCGTCGACCTCGGCCTCGTGTACGGCATCACCGAGGAAGAGGACGTCGTCACCCTCGACATGACCCTTACGTCCGCGGCCTGCCCGCTGACCGATGTCATCGAGGACCAGTCCCGCGGCGCGCTCGTGCGCAGCGGTCTGTGCAGCGAACTGAAGATCAACTGGGTGTGGCTCCCGCCGTGGGGTCCGGACAAGATCACCGAGGACGGTCGCGAACAGTTGCGCGCCCTCGGTTTCACGGTCTGA